In Salmo salar chromosome ssa15, Ssal_v3.1, whole genome shotgun sequence, one genomic interval encodes:
- the LOC106572169 gene encoding choline/ethanolaminephosphotransferase 1 isoform X1 gives MSSSTGQRAPRTRAAKAGQGAGGTTTWTPQDQSVDPSYRPTTTAGPTSACSGGGSSCVLSKLIQLPAAPLSRHQLKKLEEHRYSSAGRSLLEPFMQHYWEWLVACVPAWIAPNLITIVGLAINILTTLVLVYYCPTATEQAPLWVYLSCAVGLFIYQSLDAIDGKQARRTNSSTPLGELFDHGCDSLSTVFVVLGTCIAVQLGTNPDWMFFCCFAGMFMFYCAHWQTYVSGTLRFGMNSHNKDKGRMSWDIDVTEVQFFIIIMYLLAAIGGPAFWQFLIPVVNIQIKIIPAILTVAGAIFSCTNYFRVIFTGGVGKNGSTIAGTSVLSPFFHIGSVIVLAVMIYKKSASQLFEKHPCLYVLAFGFVSAKITNKLVVAHMTKSEMYLHDLAYLGPGLLFLDQYFNSFIDEYLVLWVALFLSIFDLVRYCVSVCNQIASHLHIFVFKIKPPNLRSASASRSGKDVWCNWSGDTTDRW, from the exons ATGAGTAGCAGCACCGGTCAGAGAGCACCACGGACCCGGGCGGCGAAGGCAGGCCAGGGGGCAGGGGGGACAACGACATGGACCCCTCAGGACCAGAGTGTGGACCCTTCATACAGGCCTACTACCACTGCAGGCCCAACGTCAGCCTGCAGTGGTGGGGGGAGTTCCTGTGTCCTGAGTAAGCTGATCCAACTGCCGGCTGCGCCGCTGTCGCGCCACCAGCTGAAGAAGTTAGAGGAGCACAGATACAGCAGTGCAGGCCGCTCACTTCTGGAGCCCTTCATGCAGCACTACTGGGAGTGGCTAGTGGCATGTGTGCCGGCATGGATCGCCCCCAACCTCATCACTATTGTGGGCCTGGCCATCAACATTCTCACCACATTGGTGCTGGTGTACTACTGCCCCACTGCCACTGAACAG GCACCGCTGTGGGTGTACCTGTCTTGTGCAGTGGGCCTCttcatctaccaatcactggACGCCATCGATGGGAAACAGGCACGGCGCACCAATAGCAGCACCCCACTGGGAGAGCTCTTTGACCATGGCTGTGACTCCCTttcaacag TGTTTGTGGTCTTGGGCACCTGTATCGCCGTCCAACTTGGAACTAACCCCGACTGGATGTTCTTCTGCTGCTTCGCCGGCATGTTCATGTTCTACTGTGCTCACTGGCAGACCTACGTGTCAGGAACCCTGCGCTTTGGCAT GAACAGCCACAACAAGGACAAGGGACGAATGTCCTGGGA CATTGATGTGACTGAAGTGCAATTCTTCATTATAATCATGTATTTGCTGGCTGCCATCGGAGGACCAGCTTTTTGGCAGTTCTTG ATCCCTGTGGTGAACATCCAGATTAAGATAATTCCAGCCATCCTCACTGTGGCGGGAGCCATTTTCTCCTGCACCAACTACTTCCGGGTCATATTCACGGGAGGAGTAGGAAAGAACGGATCCACCATTGCG GGAACGAGTGTCCTGTCGCCGTTTTTCCACATAGGGTCAGTCATCGTTCTGGCCGTCATGATCTACAAGAAGTCTGCGTCCCAGCTGTTTGAGAAGCACCCCTGTCTCTATGTCCTGGCCTTTGGGTTTGTGTCGGCCAAGATCACCAACAAGCTAGTG gTAGCTCATATGACGAAAAGTGAGATGTATCTCCATGACTTGGCTTACCTGGGGCCAGGGCTGCTCTTCTTGGACCAGTATTTTAACAGCTTCATAGACGAGTACTTGGTCCTCTGGGTGGCACTG TTCCTGTCCATCTTTGATCTAGTGCGCTACTGCGTTAGCGTCTGCAACCAGATCGCCTCTCACCTGCACATCTTCGTGTTCAAGATCAAACCCCCCAACCTGCGGTCCGCCTCTGCCTCCCGGTCAGGCAAAGACGTCTGGTGTAACTGGTCTGGAGACACTACTGACAGGTGGTGA
- the LOC106572169 gene encoding choline/ethanolaminephosphotransferase 1 isoform X2: MSSSTGQRAPRTRAAKAGQGAGGTTTWTPQDQSVDPSYRPTTTAGPTSACSGGGSSCVLSKLIQLPAAPLSRHQLKKLEEHRYSSAGRSLLEPFMQHYWEWLVACVPAWIAPNLITIVGLAINILTTLVLVYYCPTATEQAPLWVYLSCAVGLFIYQSLDAIDGKQARRTNSSTPLGELFDHGCDSLSTVFVVLGTCIAVQLGTNPDWMFFCCFAGMFMFYCAHWQTYVSGTLRFGIIDVTEVQFFIIIMYLLAAIGGPAFWQFLIPVVNIQIKIIPAILTVAGAIFSCTNYFRVIFTGGVGKNGSTIAGTSVLSPFFHIGSVIVLAVMIYKKSASQLFEKHPCLYVLAFGFVSAKITNKLVVAHMTKSEMYLHDLAYLGPGLLFLDQYFNSFIDEYLVLWVALFLSIFDLVRYCVSVCNQIASHLHIFVFKIKPPNLRSASASRSGKDVWCNWSGDTTDRW; the protein is encoded by the exons ATGAGTAGCAGCACCGGTCAGAGAGCACCACGGACCCGGGCGGCGAAGGCAGGCCAGGGGGCAGGGGGGACAACGACATGGACCCCTCAGGACCAGAGTGTGGACCCTTCATACAGGCCTACTACCACTGCAGGCCCAACGTCAGCCTGCAGTGGTGGGGGGAGTTCCTGTGTCCTGAGTAAGCTGATCCAACTGCCGGCTGCGCCGCTGTCGCGCCACCAGCTGAAGAAGTTAGAGGAGCACAGATACAGCAGTGCAGGCCGCTCACTTCTGGAGCCCTTCATGCAGCACTACTGGGAGTGGCTAGTGGCATGTGTGCCGGCATGGATCGCCCCCAACCTCATCACTATTGTGGGCCTGGCCATCAACATTCTCACCACATTGGTGCTGGTGTACTACTGCCCCACTGCCACTGAACAG GCACCGCTGTGGGTGTACCTGTCTTGTGCAGTGGGCCTCttcatctaccaatcactggACGCCATCGATGGGAAACAGGCACGGCGCACCAATAGCAGCACCCCACTGGGAGAGCTCTTTGACCATGGCTGTGACTCCCTttcaacag TGTTTGTGGTCTTGGGCACCTGTATCGCCGTCCAACTTGGAACTAACCCCGACTGGATGTTCTTCTGCTGCTTCGCCGGCATGTTCATGTTCTACTGTGCTCACTGGCAGACCTACGTGTCAGGAACCCTGCGCTTTGGCAT CATTGATGTGACTGAAGTGCAATTCTTCATTATAATCATGTATTTGCTGGCTGCCATCGGAGGACCAGCTTTTTGGCAGTTCTTG ATCCCTGTGGTGAACATCCAGATTAAGATAATTCCAGCCATCCTCACTGTGGCGGGAGCCATTTTCTCCTGCACCAACTACTTCCGGGTCATATTCACGGGAGGAGTAGGAAAGAACGGATCCACCATTGCG GGAACGAGTGTCCTGTCGCCGTTTTTCCACATAGGGTCAGTCATCGTTCTGGCCGTCATGATCTACAAGAAGTCTGCGTCCCAGCTGTTTGAGAAGCACCCCTGTCTCTATGTCCTGGCCTTTGGGTTTGTGTCGGCCAAGATCACCAACAAGCTAGTG gTAGCTCATATGACGAAAAGTGAGATGTATCTCCATGACTTGGCTTACCTGGGGCCAGGGCTGCTCTTCTTGGACCAGTATTTTAACAGCTTCATAGACGAGTACTTGGTCCTCTGGGTGGCACTG TTCCTGTCCATCTTTGATCTAGTGCGCTACTGCGTTAGCGTCTGCAACCAGATCGCCTCTCACCTGCACATCTTCGTGTTCAAGATCAAACCCCCCAACCTGCGGTCCGCCTCTGCCTCCCGGTCAGGCAAAGACGTCTGGTGTAACTGGTCTGGAGACACTACTGACAGGTGGTGA
- the LOC106572169 gene encoding choline/ethanolaminephosphotransferase 1 isoform X3, whose amino-acid sequence MLTIKRLLECVHNKDFCISIDLKDAFFHVPVHPRHRKSAFCLPRGGVRVCENTIRAPLWVYLSCAVGLFIYQSLDAIDGKQARRTNSSTPLGELFDHGCDSLSTVFVVLGTCIAVQLGTNPDWMFFCCFAGMFMFYCAHWQTYVSGTLRFGMNSHNKDKGRMSWDIDVTEVQFFIIIMYLLAAIGGPAFWQFLIPVVNIQIKIIPAILTVAGAIFSCTNYFRVIFTGGVGKNGSTIAGTSVLSPFFHIGSVIVLAVMIYKKSASQLFEKHPCLYVLAFGFVSAKITNKLVVAHMTKSEMYLHDLAYLGPGLLFLDQYFNSFIDEYLVLWVALFLSIFDLVRYCVSVCNQIASHLHIFVFKIKPPNLRSASASRSGKDVWCNWSGDTTDRW is encoded by the exons ATGCTTACGATAAAACGTCTGCTGGAATGTGTCCACAACAAAGACTTTTGTATAAGCATAGACCTAAAGGACGCGTTCTTCCATGTGCCGGTTCATCCACGTCACAGAAAGTCTGCATTTTGCCTTCCAAGGGGTGGAGTACGAGTATGCGAGAATACCATTCGG GCACCGCTGTGGGTGTACCTGTCTTGTGCAGTGGGCCTCttcatctaccaatcactggACGCCATCGATGGGAAACAGGCACGGCGCACCAATAGCAGCACCCCACTGGGAGAGCTCTTTGACCATGGCTGTGACTCCCTttcaacag TGTTTGTGGTCTTGGGCACCTGTATCGCCGTCCAACTTGGAACTAACCCCGACTGGATGTTCTTCTGCTGCTTCGCCGGCATGTTCATGTTCTACTGTGCTCACTGGCAGACCTACGTGTCAGGAACCCTGCGCTTTGGCAT GAACAGCCACAACAAGGACAAGGGACGAATGTCCTGGGA CATTGATGTGACTGAAGTGCAATTCTTCATTATAATCATGTATTTGCTGGCTGCCATCGGAGGACCAGCTTTTTGGCAGTTCTTG ATCCCTGTGGTGAACATCCAGATTAAGATAATTCCAGCCATCCTCACTGTGGCGGGAGCCATTTTCTCCTGCACCAACTACTTCCGGGTCATATTCACGGGAGGAGTAGGAAAGAACGGATCCACCATTGCG GGAACGAGTGTCCTGTCGCCGTTTTTCCACATAGGGTCAGTCATCGTTCTGGCCGTCATGATCTACAAGAAGTCTGCGTCCCAGCTGTTTGAGAAGCACCCCTGTCTCTATGTCCTGGCCTTTGGGTTTGTGTCGGCCAAGATCACCAACAAGCTAGTG gTAGCTCATATGACGAAAAGTGAGATGTATCTCCATGACTTGGCTTACCTGGGGCCAGGGCTGCTCTTCTTGGACCAGTATTTTAACAGCTTCATAGACGAGTACTTGGTCCTCTGGGTGGCACTG TTCCTGTCCATCTTTGATCTAGTGCGCTACTGCGTTAGCGTCTGCAACCAGATCGCCTCTCACCTGCACATCTTCGTGTTCAAGATCAAACCCCCCAACCTGCGGTCCGCCTCTGCCTCCCGGTCAGGCAAAGACGTCTGGTGTAACTGGTCTGGAGACACTACTGACAGGTGGTGA
- the dram2a gene encoding DNA damage-regulated autophagy modulator protein 2: protein MWWFQRGVCALPAALVTWSLATFVVSYVTAVLLGHVDLLVPYISDASAVVPERCVFGFMLSISSFLGVATVYVRYKHVQALALGGELKLHRLNCAGMVLGIMSSVGMCVVANFQKTTIMSVHLLGAGLTFGCGALYILVQTGVSYHMQPRFHGRDILWARTAMGLWTMASVIILFVSSAILFDDLPGVDRKIRWRPEEMGYTAHLVSAVAEWCLAFSFICFFLTYIRDFQKIQLRVQVVMQSNHLYDYAHYNVREHAHHGEHSPLLAGSV from the exons ATGTGGTGGTTCCAGAGGGGGGTATGTGCCCTCCCTGcagccctggtcacctggtccTTAGCCACCTTCGTTGTCAGTTATGTCACCGCTGTGCTGCTGGGCCACGTCGACCTACTAGTGCCCTACATCAG TGATGCCAGCGCCGTGGTTCCCGAACGCTGTGTCTTTGGGTTCATGCTGAGCATCTCTTCCTTTTTAG GTGTAGCCACTGTCTATGTGCGATACAAGCATGTCCAGGCTCTGGCACTAGGGGGCGAGCTTAAACTGCATCGACTTAACTGTGCTGGCATGGTCCTGGGTATCATGAGCTCAGTGGGCATGTGCGTCGTCGCCAACTTCCAG AAAACCACCATCATGTCAGTGCACCTGCTGGGGGCGGGGCTGACCTTTGGCTGCGGGGCGCTCTACATCCTGGTTCAGACGGGGGTGTCATACCACATGCAGCCTCGCTTCCACGGCCGAGACATCCTGTGGGCGCGCACCGCCATGGGGCTGTGGACAATGGCCAGCGTCATCATCT TGTTTGTGTCGTCAGCCATTCTGTTTGATGACCTACCAGGTGTGGACAGAAAAATACGCTGGAGACCAGAAGAAATG GGTTACACAGCCCATCTGGTCAGTGCTGTGGCTGAGTGGTGTCTGGCCTTCTCCTTTATCTGCTTCTTCCTCACTTACATCCGCGATTTCCAG AAAATCCAGTTGCGGGTACAAGTTGTCATGCAGAGTAATCACTTGTACGACTACGCCCATTACAACGTGAGAGAGCATGCCCACCATGGAGAGCACTCGCCACTGCTAGCTGGGAGCGTCTGA
- the LOC100196103 gene encoding DENN domain-containing protein 2D isoform X3 has product MSGDEVKRRIRKTHGQKHMKQRWSEQPQSAANGKEKDALSFDLSTVQPSEDEKGERGAIKRLSTMWSSFRGKHDKDRVMKEPPLQESLEPAPVDTPAKEQRYMSGQYFFEYLVVVSLKKSKEGAYEPQITYQFPKRDGMVRFQREEEEKTLKAITLFCFPEGINWAPLTEYHSETFSFVLTEIDGSRRNGYCRRLLPHGNGARPPEAYCIISRLACFGLFSKIFDEVEKRRQISMAMIYPFMQSLREAAFPAPGNTVKIKSFIPDKGTEIISLTRPLDSWLEHVDFRTLFRCLTDEEVLLVFAAAVMERRIVFIAEELSTLSQVIHAVVALLYPFTWQHTFISIVPEILIDVVMAPTPYLLGVQKRLLEQVTDQSDLLVVDLSEDKGDTFLVQSGDEKYILPPKLQDEILQALRNRKEKATVEELNTVVSEAFLPFFVKTVGHFASYVTRKGNGQPGVFQSRAFYKAIESKTTRHFVKKFLQTQMFDLFIQELEQQQPASLQQGIFHRKIVEYQEKKKREKAKKR; this is encoded by the exons GTGAGCAACCTCAAAGCGCCGCCAATGGGAAAGAGAAAGACGCCCTGTCATTTGACCTCA GCACCGTCCAACCCAGCGAGGATGAGAAGGGTGAGAGAGGTGCCATCAAGAGGCTAAGCACCATGTGGTCCTCATTCCGGGGCAAACACGACAAAGACC GGGTGATGAAGGAGCCACCCCTTCAGGAGTCTTTGGAGCCAGCTCCTGTGGACACCCCAGCCAAGGAGCAGCGCTACATGAGTGGGCAGTACTTCTTTGAGTACTTGGTTGTGGTCAGCCTCAAGAAATCCAAAGAGGGGGCCTACGAGCCACAGATCACCTACCAGTTCCCCAAA AGGGATGGGATGGTGAGATtccaaagagaggaggaggaaaagaccCTGAAGGCTATCACACTCTTCTGTTTCCCTGAGGGCATCAACTGGGCCCCCCTAACAGAGTACCACAG TGAGACATTCTCATTTGTCTTGACTGAGATCGACGGCAGCAGAAGGAACGGATACTGTAGGAGGCTACTG CCCCATGGCAACGGCGCTCGCCCACCTGAGGCCTACTGCATCATTAGCAGGTTGGCTTGTTTCGGACTGTTCTCCAAG ATCTTTGACGAGGTGGAGAAGCGGCGCCAGATCTCCATGGCGATGATCTACCCGTTCATGCAAAGCCTGAGGGAGGCGGCGTTCCCCGCCCCAGGCAACACAGTCAAGATCAAGAGCTTCATCCCCGACAAAGGCACTGAG ATCATCAGTCTGACGCGGCCGTTGGACTCATGGCTAGAGCATGTGGACTTCCGCACACTCTTTCGCTGCTTGACGGACGAGGAGGTTCTGCTCGTGTTCGCTGCCGCCGTTATGGAGCGACGCATCGTCTTCATAGCAGAGGAGCTCAG caCCCTGTCCCAGGTGATCCACGCCGTGGTCGCCCTGCTCTACCCCTTCACCTGGCAGCACACCTTCATCTCCATCGTCCCCGAGATCCTCATTGACGTGGTCATGGCCCCCACCCCCTACCTGCTGGGAGTACAGAAGCGGCTCCTGGAACAGGTCACGGACCAGAGCGAC CTGCTTGTTGTGGACTTGTCAGAGGATAAGGGGGACACTTTCCTAGTTCAA AGCGGAGATGAGAAGTATATTCTGCCCCCTAAGCTCCAAGATGAAATACTGCAGGCACTAAGAAATAGGAAAGAAAAAGCCA CTGTGGAGGAGCTGAACACGGTGGTCTCGGAAGCCTTCCTGCCCTTCTTCGTGAAGACTGTCGGCCATTTTGCCTCATACGTGACGCGGAAAGGAAACGGGCAGCCGGGGGTGTTTCAGAGCAGGGCCTTCTACAAGGCTATCGAGTCCAAGACCACGCGGCACTTTGTCAAGAAGTTCCTCCAGACCCAAATGTTTGACCTGTTTATCCAAgagttggagcagcagcagccagcgAGCCTCCAGCAAG gaattttccacaGAAAGATTGTTGAATACCAGGaaaagaagaaaagagagaaggcAAAGAAGAGATAG